One genomic segment of Vicinamibacterales bacterium includes these proteins:
- a CDS encoding TlpA disulfide reductase family protein: MTARRALAILLAAVAASAAIVLMFRYTKQVETSIRKAPASRTSVRLLKDRAAVLPLTGVDLDGRPVSTAAFRGKVVLVNFWATWCPPCREEIPDLIELQARYKDTLQIVGIAQDSGSAADVQRFAVEHKMNYPSLLSTPEIEKLFPPVSALPTSFFLDREGRLAQKHVGMLNPSLTDLETQALAGTNPDLTIVDAEDEDKARVASAAQANKIPGVDLAVLSPEKRAKVLAALNSEHCSCGCGLTVAQCRVDDPTCNVSLPLAQQLMEKIASAK; this comes from the coding sequence ATGACAGCGCGCCGGGCCCTCGCGATCCTGCTGGCCGCGGTCGCGGCGTCCGCCGCGATCGTGCTGATGTTCCGCTATACGAAACAGGTCGAGACGAGCATTCGCAAGGCGCCCGCCTCACGCACCAGCGTCCGCCTGCTGAAGGACCGGGCCGCGGTGCTGCCGCTGACCGGCGTCGACCTCGACGGCCGTCCCGTCAGTACTGCCGCGTTCCGCGGCAAGGTCGTGCTGGTCAACTTCTGGGCGACCTGGTGCCCGCCCTGCCGCGAGGAAATCCCCGACCTCATCGAGCTCCAGGCGCGCTACAAGGACACGCTGCAGATCGTCGGGATCGCGCAGGATTCGGGCTCGGCGGCCGACGTGCAGCGCTTCGCCGTCGAGCACAAGATGAACTACCCGAGCCTCCTCAGCACGCCGGAGATCGAGAAGCTCTTCCCGCCGGTCTCGGCGCTGCCGACGTCGTTCTTTCTCGACCGCGAAGGGCGTCTGGCGCAGAAACACGTCGGTATGCTGAACCCGTCGCTCACCGATCTCGAAACGCAGGCGCTGGCCGGCACCAATCCCGATCTCACGATCGTCGACGCCGAAGACGAAGACAAGGCGCGGGTCGCGAGCGCGGCGCAGGCCAACAAGATTCCTGGCGTCGATCTCGCCGTGCTGTCGCCGGAGAAGCGGGCGAAGGTCCTGGCGGCGCTCAACTCCGAGCACTGCTCCTGCGGCTGCGGATTGACGGTCGCGCAATGCCGCGTCGACGACCCCACCTGCAACGTCAGCCTGCCGCTCGCCCAGCAGCTGATGGAGAAGATCGCGAGTGCCAAGTGA